The sequence AACTAGGAAACCCTTGCCGTGCATGTTGTTAACCGCGCATGTTTTTAACTTGACATGGACGACAAAGAAAACAACAACACATGCACTGATCCCTCTTGGAACTTGTCACAACTTCTAAACATGCACTGTATTGTCACTCCTAGAGTATATCAAAATTTCCGTGGCCTCCCAATCCCATGACGCGCTGCTAAGGGGTTGTTGTCCATTTTAAAACTATTTTTTTGCGGGTATATTTTATAACTATTCATGCAGACAGTTAGCTGCCTTGCTCGCATTGAGTTCCCTCTTGCAACGATTGCTGCTTAGATCTAGTGTGCTTTTATATACTATGAAGTAAGACAAGACAGATATGTATGTGGCATAGTATCCTTGCACCTAATCTTGGTCGACAGAGCAGACTGTAAGAAAACTTTTGTAGAATGGAGGGCACGGTAAACCTGGTGTAGGGCACGGTGAACGACATCATTGATGCAACACCATACCTAAGATAGGGACAAATCGTCAAATGAAATAAATGTTTCACTTGGTAAAGTAATGGATGAATTCTTTTGTTCAGACAACAGTGGTATAGATAGGGGAACCAAGAACAGGGTGTGAACCAAGAACAGGGTGTGGACTGCCATTGAACATTGATTTTATCCATAACATCCAGCCCAAGAACTATGATCGATGTGTAGCATTCTCAGTGTGTCACTAGATTAGCTCTCCAAATTATTAACCTCTCTTCTTGGGGGCTGCAAAGTTATGCTATGTATTGGATGTTGATATAACAATAAACCCTActttgctaagagcatctccaacaggcgccgaacGCGCGGCGCGCTAAATTCTGCTTTACAGCGCGCCCTTCGCcaggtttggcgcggcgcgcagcgctggTTCCAGCGGCCGCGCTAAAATGCACAGCGCGCGCGTAGCTCCAGCAGGCACACTACAACATTTTTTAATTAACTTTGCATAGATAAAACAATACATAGTTCTAGCATAGATAAAAAAGATACATAGTTCATCATAGCATAGATAAAAAAGgatacaaaggtattttacatcATTCCAAAGTATAGATAGATagaactacggtgcaactagatagaAAAACTACGATGCAACGAGACAAACTACGGTGACTCacagccgtcatcatcatcatcctcggtggcgttgtccgaggtatcgagccacaTGTCATCCCAACGCAGATCGTTGGGGGAGAAGATCGACTGCCCGCCGTTCTTAATGATATCGCACTGCGATATCGCCAGTGCCTTGTGCCGACGTCTGTCGGCGCGCTCCgcgcggcgccttgccgtcctctctgcccagaactcgttctcggcggcgacgtcctccgggtggcgacggcgccactccgccatggctcgctcatCCTCCTCAGCGATGAGGAGGTGGCGCTGCTGCCACACGTGGTCCGCACGGTCCTGGTCGGTGATGAGACGAGGCGGAGGGGCGAGGCGCTGCGCCTGCTCGCACGTGAAGACGTCGCAAAAGTTCATCTGCGACCGGGGCCTGTccaagcgccacgccgccgcgtcgtacgcgcgggccgccTCATGTGTGCTCCGGAACGAaccgaggccgagccggacgtcgccggaCCGGATCTCGGCAGAGTACCAGCCCGAGGGGTGCTCACGGACGCCCCCGTAGCCCGAAGaaccccggcggcgcggcggcatggtggcgcggtgttGGCGGGGAAAACGGCGAGAAAGAGCGACGAGgtggcgaggaggaggacgcgTGGCAGTGTGCTGAGCGCGTGGCGAGCGCCGGATTTTATAGGCGCGCGCAAAGCGGCGCGCCAAATCTACCGCGCCAGCTGCCGCTTTCTCCCGCGCGCGGTAATTTCCCGCCACCGCTGAAGCACGCGAAACCGGGCGGCGCGCGCTAAAATGCAATTTTACCGCGCGGGCGCGTCTTTTGGCgcgcctgttgaagatgctctaagaaaACAAAATGTCGTGCATAGCTCTTTTATAATAGTGTTTTCATACCTGGAAAATTTGGGAGCGTGTAACATAGGACTAGGACAGAATGTGCGCTTCACTGCACCGCTATCAGTGGGCGACGTTATTTTGCAAGAACAACCACTGATAATTACTATAGCATTTTACATAAAGGAACATCCAAATTATTGATATGCACATGAACGAGGAACTGTTGCAGATTAGACGCCTaagcaaaattgtaccaaattagaTCTTATGTATTCTGAAAATCAGAACATCACCACCTTCGTTGTCCAATAGATAGTACCAGAACAATAATAGATCAGGTAACTAAACTTGTTGATATTTGTTCTGAAGATGTTGATTTAGGAAAGGGTAGTGCAAGCCGCCGGTCATCCGGACCAAACTTTTGGCCAGTCCACTTCCATCCATTTGATTACGCCAATGATAACTATTTGATCCTATCCCTTATCCCCTTGCACACTCCACGTCGTCTTTCTTGCCTTCTCTCGATCCCCCGCACCGGGAAAAAAAATCCCAAACCCGACCACGTCTCCTCGCATGCCTCTTCACCACCGGAGAGGCCCCATGCAGCACCAAGGGCCACTCAAGGCAGCACTTGGGGCCCTGTTACATCATCGCATGTGGCATCCATAGAAGGGAAGATAGAGTTTCTGCACCCGCCACTCACGGCAGCTCTGGGCACAACTTCTCCGATGGCCATGGCCGGTTGCACCATCCTCAGAACTTTCTGCGCCACCGTCACATTTTCGACCATTGCCGATTTCAGCATCTTCGTCGCTGCCACTGAGGATTTGAagcacgaccatgctcctgctatGGTCTTGTTTGATTTGGCGGTTGCGGCTTTTGATTTGCTGATTCCAGCTTTTGATTCCGCCGGTCGCAACAATTTCCTCCATGAGTAGCAACTTTTGATTCGCACCTACAGAGAATATTACACTTGATCTGACCATTATGGATCTGAATAAAATGGATGAGGCGAAAATGAAGCGACCCTTTGTTCATCATTGTTGCAAGCACTTGACAAGCTCAGAAACAACAAGTCCAACGACGACTCCAACAATGCTATACCAAGCCTCTGGTAAAAATAAAAACAGCCAGGTGAAAATGGACATAAAATCCGACATGAGCACCAAACATAGGTGCAACTGATAGTGTTAGCAAGACTGTCCCTACTCCAGCTACTGGACAAGCAGAATCCTCAACGATCAAGCTGTGGAGTGGAGTATACAAACCGTAGGATgttacagcagcagcaacagtagtagtagcagcagcagtagtatcGTCCCTTTTTTTACATGAGTATCTTCCTTTTTATATTTATATAAGGCATATCAACTTTGTCTCGGGTCAAACCCCTCTAACTTTGACCatgtttatattaaaaaatatcaacatctatttTCTGTACTAGATTAATGTTGATTtcttttttctataaacttggtcgaaCGTAAAAGAGTTTGTCGTGAAATAAAGTAGATATGCTCTATAAACTGAAGAGTAGCAGGTAGTGTCATACGCATAGGTGAAAACATGTATTTTGCATGATATTTTTGTGTTTTGGAGGAAGAAAGATAGGCAATCGGTTTGCTGTTCTGTATGACTGTCTCAGGCAGGAGGAGGCACCGACAACCCCTCGAGACGGCTGGGGCACCTTGGGCTGGGGGCTTCGCACCGAGGCCAGGGCAGCTCCTTGTCCATGCGGCGGCAAAAGACGACGCCATGGCTGGTGGTGCTAGCGATGGTGGGCTTGGCGGCTGGGGATCTGGATCCCACCCAGATCCGTCGTCGATTCTTCACGTGGATGGTCGGTGGCGTGATGAGGGCTCCAGTGAAGGGATGGAGGATCTCCGGCGGAGTACCGGCGACGGCATACGTCTTTATGGCAAAGCACCGCGCGGTTCCATCCAGCCACGAGATCGGGATGAAGCGGCTTCCGGGGAAAACCGCGCCTAACTACGGTCTTGGCGGACGATAGCGGTGTCTCTGACGTCGTTTCCTTcttgaggcatcgtcgttgcaggtcacgtcaacTCGATCGAGATGttccgagggaaaccctagatgtGGGTCTACGGGATCGAACGATGAAGACGCCTTCAGTGTTGTTATCCCTCATGGGGGCATCATTTTGCAGCAAAtgctggctggaggggacaagaggaggagcaatGTTACATCTACCGCAAGGCCGACGGCGGATCCCGACAGCATGGCGCCGCGGAGTTTTGGCGACGGGCGCGTGTGGATGGATACGTGCAGGATGGTGGCATTGTTTGacaccgtggtggcgtcgacgacaggCATGCCAAGGTTGGTCCGTCAGTGTACATGCTCTGGAGATGGATCAATGGAAGACAGCAGCGGCGGCCCCTGATAGTGTGTCAGGCCGGTGTGTGACCCAGTCCCGGCATTGTGGTTTGGCTGGGGCATccgactttagatgttaggctttggtgcgatgcTATTTGGTATTCagctcggacattcggcaccccttcataaagtggataggagtagcgacaggtgttgccaagatgatggctttatacttactgatgtattactttgtaggGTCTTTGTGAATagttaataaaatggctgcatgcatcgtccagatccAGAGGTCAGAAGTATACCCTTCTTTTCTAGAAAAAATACTGTCTGCGGAAGAACAATTATTACCTCGTATTAGTAATGAAATATCCTTTCTGTTAGTGTTGATATTTCTGTGTCGTTTTGTACTCCGGTACTCGTGATCAAACTGACGGGTATCCTGTTGATGCCCTGTGTTTCACATGAGGCAATGTAACTGGGAAAACTTGGTTATGCTGGTCAAGGCAAGCATCTTATAGCCAGCTTTCTACTACCATACTAATATGGATCACTTTGAAAAGTGTCGTTGACATACTCAAAGGGAAAAcaagcatcaaatcaacacatagtATCAAAGTGAAGGCACAAATGAGAAAATAAACCTGAAATGTAACAGGTGAGGCTAAAATGCTTTTTTTTTATATTTGAAAACCGGTTAAGGTTACAATTCTGAGAAGCTATAATACATAGATATGTGATTAGACCAATTTCCAGGACTAGGCATGTCAGCATGGTATCGTGAGCTGAAGACCATCGTGATAGATTGTAACTTGATATAACACCAAACCAAAGAGCATCACATACATGGCTGCCATTAAGAGCCTTCAACGGAGCAGCAGGTACAGATTGGTTGTCATAGCCACAAATCTGAATTCCCATTGTCTCCGCATCCCATGATGCATCGCTAATTAGCGGGTTATATGGTCCACTTATAACTAACATGTTCATGTAGATAGTTGCCCTGAGCGTTTCAAGTATGTATGCCTTCTCTGCCTAGGTCCTAGTTTCAAGTATGTATGCCTTCAACATTTCAAGTATGTATGCGACGGCGGTTTAGGTCCTAGTTCGCTTTTATAGATGAAGCGAGGCAGTCAGCATGAGGCATGGTGCGTGTCCTTGCTAAAGTGCATTAATATCAAGGGCACCGTAAAGCTTCATTGATAGTACATGGGGCACATCCATTCACTGCATTGCAGATTCCTCCCTGTTTTCATGGGAGAGATATTTGACTGATCATGGTTCTTTGGTGTTCCGCAATGGGGATGGTTGATGCAATTAATGGGAAGCCTACTTCCTTCATAAATCTGGGAGATGGTTCTTTGTTGATAGCAGAAATTGGCGTTTGATGCATGATTTCTAACATATTTGCTAGTCCTGACCGACTCTGCCATGGAGACGAGGTTGCGTACATCCTACTATGCTTAACTAAGCTGCCGTGCATCTGCCTTGTCTGTCAGCTATCTGTTGGCTCCATCGTTTTGCTGATTCATTTGATGGTTTTTCTTCATTACTGTTTATCTTTGTGCTCGTGTTTTCCATAGGTCATAAATGATGGTTGCAACTTAGGTCAATATCTTAGGCACTTGTGTCTTGTTATTTTACAACCCTCCAATACATGAAACTCTGTTTGAGAAACAATATTTTGTTTTGTTGACTGTACATAAATGTTTATTTGCACATTTATAATGTATCCAGACAGAAGTCACCATGCTCTTGATCCAGACCTGTATACTGGTGCATCTAAAAATATTCAAGAAGTCACTGTTCTGGTACTATGCCACATAAATTGCTGGGCCTGAATTGCTGATATTTTTTTTTGCTAAAAAAACATATCAACAAATTTTAGTTTCATTCTTTCGATAGAAAGACAATTCAGAAATGTGAAATGCAATGTTCATTGTTTGGTGTTGGGCATCCATTAATTTAACAAATGTTAACATATCTATGTGATCCAGGGACATGTATTGTTCCCAAGGTGGTAAGTTCATTCCCTCTCTCAAAGTTTCCATTGTtatttacactagtagaaaacagggctttggtccagggcaatatccacattagtcccggttcagtcacaaacggggactaatgtgagcattggtcccggttcgtgcggctaaggcattagtcccggttcacctgagacttttagtcccggtttaagacatgaaccgagactaaagggtgcgatgccctttagtcccggttcgtgcctcaaaccgggactaaagattagacctttagtcccggtttgagacacgaaccggtactaatggggttgagacctttagtcccggttagtgccacgaaccggtactaaaggtcccattttcaaactctaccaccccccccccccggatcgcctttttcagttttaaaaaaataaaagaaaatgatggaaatgtcaaaaaaataaaagaaaataagtttcccatgtgatatgtggtctagttgttgggaaaatttgcaaatgtgaatttcgactttatttgcaaaatctctctggaaatttgtaaaatgggcataac comes from Triticum aestivum cultivar Chinese Spring chromosome 5B, IWGSC CS RefSeq v2.1, whole genome shotgun sequence and encodes:
- the LOC123115016 gene encoding ethylene-responsive transcription factor 13-like, with product MPPRRRGSSGYGGVREHPSGWYSAEIRSGDVRLGLGSFRSTHEAARAYDAAAWRLDRPRSQMNFCDVFTCEQAQRLAPPPRLITDQDRADHVWQQRHLLIAEEDERAMAEWRRRHPEDVAAENEFWAERTARRRAERADRRRHKALAISQCDIIKNGGQSIFSPNDLRWDDMWLDTSDNATEDDDDDGCESP